A single region of the Sorghum bicolor cultivar BTx623 chromosome 9, Sorghum_bicolor_NCBIv3, whole genome shotgun sequence genome encodes:
- the LOC8071210 gene encoding probable E3 ubiquitin-protein ligase HIP1 — protein sequence MAGHHHNNTHASRMDHVNRFQSEPQPFGPKLFMHSRTDAANGALSSGYGGAPIRPNDIPSSSHTGQSHIQHSDAPGTMLASYSGYPHAGSSSSIYAPHNTHHPPPLSYPHRSEDNFIPSSHMDDRRVALKRRNPIIHPVDGVNIGSSYAGSSSNPQFSRYMPPNHIPAPEPCPSRITSNMGSRYWSDHPFGGHGGSQRNVRGRHDHNPIHLGHNPGVPCASSSTHGPPHQTNVIGHPRSTAVPQDRAHFSIPPRVAAPGTDGNSSMVFRERPYYSAPQRTNINAPPVPTPPGSSDSLHFVHGGYAPRAAPPNTISTYPAPAFATSNNTVTVTHEPDIPSYRPAVPSYPPATSAAASSIHAEAATSPRHLGHVALGSGGSARSRRLRDSYHAFRPLIIEENNLRGPAAERFMMLDELVIHESREDSDPHWDMRLDIDDMSYEELLALGERIGNVNTGLADEKLSSCVMEITCCSSARTHGDTESARCVICLEDYKFKDSIGKLKCGHDYHADCIKKWLQVKNACPVCKASAADDSGGTE from the exons ATGGCGGGACATCATCATAATAACACACATGCCTCCAGGATGGATCATGTGAACAGGTTCCAGAGTGAACCGCAGCCTTTTG GTCCAAAGTTATTTATGCATTCTAGAACTGATGCAGCAAATGGAGCTCTATCATCAGGTTATGGGGGCGCACCAATAAGACCAAATGACATTCCATCCTCAAGTCACACTGGGCAATCTCATATTCAGCATAGTGATGCTCCTGGAACCATGCTTGCATCGTATTCTGGCTATCCTCATGCTGGAAGCTCCAGCAGCATCTATGCACCACATAATACTCATCATCCGCCGCCTTTGAGTTATCCACATAGGTCTGAGGATAACTTCATTCCGAGTTCCCATATGGATGACAGAAGGGTTGCACTGAAGCGGAGaaatccaattattcatccagtGGATGGAGTCAATATTGGGAGCTCTTATGCTGGCAGTTCATCTAATCCTCAGTTCTCTCGCTACATGCCTCCAAATCATATTCCTGCTCCTGAACCCTGCCCTTCTCGAATAACATCAAATATGGGTTCGAGATACTGGAGTGATCATCCCTTTGGTGGCCATGGAGGATCTCAGAGGAATGTGAGAGGCCGCCATGATCACAATCCCATCCATTTGGGACACAATCCAGGTGTACCTTGCGCATCAAGCAGCACTCATGGGCCACCACACCAAACTAATGTAATTGGTCATCCTCGAAGTACAGCAGTGCCACAAGATAGAGCGCATTTTTCTATACCTCCAAGAGTGGCAGCCCCAG GGACCGATGGAAACTCTAGTATGGTCTTCAGGGAGAGGCCATACTATTCTGCTCCGCAGAGGACCAACATAAATGCCCCCCCTGTCCCAACACCTCCTGGTTCTTCTGATAGTCTACATTTTGTGCATGGtgggtatgcccccagagcagCCCCTCCTAACACCATCAGCACATATCCTGCCCCAGCTTTTGCGACTTCTAACAACACGGTGACAGTCACCCATGAGCCTGATATCCCTAGCTATCGGCCTGCTGTCCCTAGCTACCCGCCTGCTACCTCAGCAGCAGCATCAAGTATTCATGCTGAAGCTGCTACATCTCCAAGACATCTGGGGCATGTGGCTCTAGGTTCCGGTGGTAGTGCAAGGAGTAGAAGGCTGAGGGATTCGTACCATGCTTTTCGTCCACTGATTATTGAAGAAAATAACTTGAGAGGACCAGCAGCTGAG CGGTTTATGATGCTGGATGAGTTAGTTATCCATGAATCGAGAGAAGATTCTGATCCTCACTGGGACATGAGACTGGACATTGATGATATGAGTTACGAG GAGCTGCTGGCTTTGGGAGAACGAATAGGCAATGTCAACACTGGCCTAGCTGATGAAAAACTTTCAAGCTGTGTGATGGAGATAACTTGCTGCAGCTCTGCCCGTACCCATGGTGATACTGAGAGCGCAAGATGTGTAATTTGCCTG GAGGATTACAAATTCAAGGACTCTATCGGAAAGCTGAAATGCGGTCACGACTACCACGCAGACTGCATCAAGAAGTGGCTGCAGGTGAAGAACGCTTGCCCAGTCTGCAAAGCTTCTGCGGCAGACGACAGCGGAGGCACCGAATGA
- the LOC8071211 gene encoding RING-H2 finger protein ATL63 encodes MSSSNPVLCPCEDTRQGRFRAPETLLKWWHGPWTRCQTSLDSMRLALSLYALQIYSSVTVWSVRSPDRAAASCVRDSAQSRRERLALHLARAVVPAMAMSLGRYDANVLLAAVTALSAAVAFVAALHLYARCLLLQRRRRVALAEAEGSSSPRVVVLQQRHRPPDGYVVEVVEGAGACGQQAAGLDAKALRALPVFTWESSEQGKGKGKEEGGGGVAELHEQQCAVCLGEMEDGELGRLLPACCHVFHVECIDTWLGVSSTCPVCRTVAAAAAAAPPVADVDHGGEVVEPIAVVGC; translated from the coding sequence ATGTCCTCCTCTAATCCTGTACTGTGCCCATGTGAGGACACAAGGCAGGGCCGTTTTCGTGCTCCAGAAACTCTGCTGAAATGGTGGCATGGGCCCTGGACACGGTGCCAAACTTCCCTCGATTCCATGCGCCTCGCGTTGTCCCTGTATGCCTTGCAAATATATAGCTCAGTCACCGTTTGGTCCGTCCGATCACCGGACCGGGCCGCGGCGTCATGTGTGCGTGACTCAGCTCAAAGCCGGAGGGAGAGACTTGCATTGCATCTTGCGCGCGCCGTCGTCCCGGCCATGGCCATGTCGCTGGGTCGCTACGACGCCAACGTCCTGCTGGCCGCGGTGACCGCGCTCTCGGCGGCGGTCGCCTTCGTCGCGGCGCTCCACCTCTACGCGCGCTGCCTCCTGCTGCAGCGGCGCCGGCGCGTCGCCCTCGCGGAAGCGGAAGGCAGCAGCAGCCCCCGCGTGGTCGTGCTGCAGCAGCGGCACCGCCCGCCGGACGGCTACGTGGTGGAGGTCGTCGAAGGCGCCGGCGCGTGCGGCCAGCAGGCGGCAGGGCTGGACGCCAAggcgctgcgcgcgctgccGGTGTTCACGTGGGAGTCGTCCGAGCAGGgcaaggggaaggggaaggaggaaggcggcggcggcgtcgccgaGCTACACGAGCAGCAGTGCGCGGTGTGCCTAGGAGAGATGGAGGACGGCGAGCTGGGGAGGCTGCTCCCGGCGTGCTGCCACGTGTTCCACGTGGAGTGCATCGACACGTGGCTCGGGGTGAGCTCGACCTGCCCGGTGTGCCGGACGGTGGCGGCGGCTGCCGCTGCCGCGCCGCCGGTCGCCGACGTGGACCACGGCGGCGAGGTAGTAGAGCCCATAGCTGTCGTTGGGTGCTAG
- the LOC8071209 gene encoding fasciclin-like arabinogalactan protein 11, whose translation MASRSRHAAGLLLAVAAVVVLSSAAPVAHGQAATAPSPAPAAPKTITAILSKAGQFTKFIQLLQSTREAEQITNQLKGKSSSSGGLTVFAPPDSAFSALPKGTLNSLSDQQKTSLVQFHVVSAALAAAQLETVSNPLRTQAGDTGRGKYPLNLTADGTNVNISTGVVNATLDGTPLYAGDRLVVYQVDKVLLPWALYGPPVPAPAPAPAASKKKKKAAPDAVADAPAAETAAGTTTTTASAATRARGGVGAAAAAAASSCAAAAAAVAALWWAI comes from the coding sequence ATGGCGTCTCGCTCTCGCCACGCCGCCGGCCttctcctcgccgtcgccgccgtcgtcgtcctaTCCTCCGCGGCGCCGGTAGCGCACGGCCAGGCAGCGACAGCACCATCCCCAGCCCCGGCGGCGCCGAAGACGATCACGGCGATCCTAAGCAAAGCCGGGCAGTTCACCAAGTTCATCCAGCTGCTGCAATCCACGCGCGAGGCGGAGCAGATCACGAACCAGCTCAAGGGCAAGTCGTCGTCGTCCGGCGGCCTCACGGTGTTCGCGCCGCCCGACAGCGCGTTCTCGGCGCTGCCCAAGGGCACGCTCAACTCCCTCTCCGACCAGCAGAAGACGTCGCTGGTGCAGTTCCACGTCGTCTCGGCGGCGCTCGCGGCGGCGCAGCTGGAGACGGTCAGCAACCCGCTGCGGACGCAGGCGGGGGACACCGGGAGGGGAAAGTACCCGCTCAACCTCACCGCCGACGGCACCAACGTCAACATCTCCACCGGGGTGGTGAACGCCACGCTCGACGGCACGCCGCTCTACGCCGGGGACAGGCTCGTCGTCTACCAGGTCGACAAGGTGCTCCTGCCATGGGCGCTCTACGGCCCGCCCGTCccggcgcccgcgcccgcgcccgccgcgagcaagaagaagaagaaggccgcGCCGGATGCGGTGGCTGACGCGCCCGCGGCTGAGACCGCGgcggggacgacgacgacgacggcgtcggcggctacgcgcgcgcgcggtggcgtcggagctgctgctgccgccgccgcttcgtcctgcgcggcggccgccgccgccgtggcagCTTTGTGGTGGGCCATCTGA